Proteins encoded together in one Bacteroides zoogleoformans window:
- a CDS encoding DUF6642 family protein — protein sequence MARAETKQRYIYCLEGNWNKHPHSNQSIKPILDLLFTFSKIKYIYRKCSTKEDFIKGLQAFTQKRYSNYTVLYIAYHGRKNRIYFGKEFITLKEIADVLEGKLNGKIVHFGSCSTLNTTESNITDFINHTGCSFVSGYKKDVPYIESSAFELLYFNVLNTYRTYTTIKKNIISKYSTLVDILRFTIF from the coding sequence ATGGCACGTGCGGAAACCAAACAACGGTACATTTACTGTTTAGAGGGTAACTGGAACAAACATCCTCACAGCAACCAAAGCATAAAACCCATATTGGATTTGTTGTTTACTTTCTCCAAAATCAAATACATTTACCGCAAGTGTTCCACCAAAGAGGACTTCATAAAAGGCTTGCAGGCGTTCACGCAAAAACGGTACTCAAACTACACCGTTTTATATATAGCGTATCACGGACGCAAGAACCGCATTTATTTCGGCAAAGAGTTTATTACACTAAAAGAGATTGCCGATGTGTTGGAGGGCAAATTAAACGGCAAAATCGTACACTTCGGAAGTTGTTCGACACTCAACACAACGGAAAGTAATATCACCGACTTTATTAACCATACTGGATGCTCCTTTGTTTCGGGATATAAAAAGGATGTACCGTATATAGAAAGCAGTGCTTTTGAATTGCTATACTTTAATGTACTGAATACATATCGCACTTATACTACCATTAAAAAGAACATCATTAGTAAGTATTCTACATTAGTAGATATTCTTAGATTTACTATATTCTAA
- the thiL gene encoding thiamine-phosphate kinase — translation MRTEIATLGEFGLIRHLTEGIELKNKSSLYGIGDDAAVLSYPADKEVLVTTDLLLEGVHFDLIYVPLKHLGYKSAVVNFSDIYAMNGTPKQITVSLGISKRFSIEDMEELYAGIRLACEEYDVDIVGGDTSTSYTGLTISITCIGEGEKGKIVYRNGARETDLICVTGDLGAAYMGLQLLEREKAVLKGGDKDLQPDFSGKEYLLQRQLKPEARCDIIRKLAEEGIQPTAMMDISDGLSSELLHICTQSKVGCRIYEEHIPIDYQTAVMAEEFNMNLTTCALNGGEDYELLFTVPIAEHEKVSEIEGVKLIGHITKQELGSALITRDGQEFHLKAQGWNPLKKETAIAEGADKAE, via the coding sequence ATGAGAACAGAAATTGCTACCCTCGGTGAGTTTGGCCTCATCCGCCACCTCACCGAGGGCATCGAACTAAAAAACAAATCAAGCTTGTATGGCATCGGCGATGACGCAGCCGTCCTCTCCTACCCGGCAGATAAAGAAGTTCTCGTAACTACCGACCTGTTATTGGAAGGCGTACACTTCGATTTGATTTATGTCCCGCTCAAACATTTAGGGTATAAGTCTGCCGTAGTCAACTTTTCCGATATCTATGCCATGAACGGAACTCCCAAGCAAATTACCGTTTCGCTGGGCATTTCCAAACGGTTCAGCATAGAAGATATGGAGGAGCTCTATGCCGGCATCCGTCTGGCTTGCGAGGAATATGATGTAGATATTGTCGGCGGTGATACTTCTACATCCTACACCGGATTGACGATCAGCATCACCTGCATCGGCGAAGGAGAAAAAGGCAAAATTGTTTATCGCAATGGAGCCCGTGAAACCGACTTGATTTGTGTCACCGGCGACTTGGGAGCCGCTTACATGGGACTGCAACTGCTTGAACGTGAGAAAGCCGTACTCAAGGGGGGAGACAAAGACTTGCAACCAGACTTTTCCGGTAAAGAATATCTTTTGCAACGGCAACTGAAACCGGAAGCTCGTTGCGACATCATACGAAAGCTGGCGGAAGAAGGGATACAGCCCACGGCAATGATGGATATCTCTGATGGTTTGTCGTCTGAATTGCTGCATATCTGCACTCAGAGTAAAGTGGGCTGCCGCATTTATGAAGAGCACATCCCTATTGACTATCAGACAGCTGTCATGGCAGAGGAGTTCAATATGAACCTGACCACTTGTGCCCTCAACGGGGGTGAAGACTACGAATTATTATTCACTGTTCCTATTGCCGAACACGAAAAAGTTTCCGAGATAGAAGGTGTAAAGCTTATCGGGCACATTACCAAACAAGAATTAGGAAGTGCTCTCATAACTCGTGATGGACAGGAGTTTCATTTAAAAGCTCAAGGCTGGAATCCTTTAAAGAAAGAGACTGCTATTGCTGAAGGAGCGGATAAAGCAGAGTGA
- a CDS encoding purine-nucleoside phosphorylase: MLERIQETANFLKGKMHTHPETAIILGTGLGSLADEITEKYEIKYEEIPNFPVSTVEGHSGKLIFGKLGNKDIMAMQGRFHFYEGYSMKEVTFPIRVMRELGIKTLFVSNASGGTNPDFGIGDLMIITDHINHFPEHPLRGKNIPYGPRFPDMSEAYNKELIRKADAIAAEKGIKVQHGVYLGTQGPTFETPAEYKMFHILGADAVGMSTVPEVIVANHCGIKVFGISVITDLGIEGKIVEVSHEEVQKAADEAQPRMTEIMRELINRA, from the coding sequence ATGTTAGAACGTATTCAAGAAACAGCAAACTTTCTGAAAGGAAAGATGCACACTCATCCTGAGACCGCAATCATCCTCGGCACGGGACTTGGCAGCCTCGCCGACGAAATCACCGAGAAGTATGAAATAAAATACGAAGAAATCCCTAACTTCCCTGTCTCCACCGTAGAAGGACACAGCGGGAAACTAATCTTCGGTAAGCTGGGCAATAAGGATATCATGGCCATGCAAGGACGTTTTCACTTCTACGAAGGCTATTCCATGAAAGAAGTGACATTTCCCATCCGTGTGATGCGCGAACTGGGCATCAAGACCTTGTTCGTCTCCAATGCCAGTGGAGGCACCAATCCCGATTTTGGAATCGGTGACCTGATGATTATCACCGACCATATCAATCATTTCCCCGAACATCCGTTGCGCGGCAAGAACATTCCCTATGGGCCTCGATTCCCAGACATGAGCGAAGCGTACAACAAGGAACTGATTCGTAAAGCCGATGCCATCGCAGCCGAAAAAGGCATAAAAGTTCAGCATGGCGTTTACCTCGGCACTCAAGGTCCCACTTTTGAAACTCCCGCGGAGTATAAGATGTTCCACATTCTGGGTGCTGATGCTGTCGGCATGTCCACCGTACCGGAAGTAATCGTAGCAAACCATTGCGGCATCAAAGTATTCGGTATATCTGTCATCACCGACCTTGGCATAGAAGGCAAGATTGTAGAAGTTTCTCATGAGGAAGTGCAGAAAGCTGCCGACGAAGCACAACCCAGGATGACAGAAATTATGCGAGAACTTATCAACAGAGCCTGA
- the lpxK gene encoding tetraacyldisaccharide 4'-kinase, whose protein sequence is MTDNFIKIRHWLYPLAWLYGMGVYLRNKLFDLGWLRSKSFDVPVICIGNLAAGGTGKTPHTEYLIKLLQETGVNVATLSRGYKRKTRGYRLADGQSSAQQIGDEPYQIKSKFPGIRVAVDEDRRHGIEQLLKLKDPAVGSILLDDAFQHRYVKAGLNILLTDYHRLLCDDALLPAGMLREPISSKNRAQIVVVTKCPDDLKPIDFNIISKRLHLYPYQQLFFSRLRYGVLTPLFPEKTNGKQNFSSFTKDKEVLLVTGIASPASLQKEVSTYTPHIKLQTFSDHHNFTNKDLHQIKNDFLSLKEGKRLIITTEKDAARLKSHPALDETLKPYIYVLPIEIDFLQNQQYIFNQNVISYVRTYSRNSKLSERKDAHSS, encoded by the coding sequence ATGACCGATAACTTTATCAAGATACGCCACTGGCTATATCCTCTCGCATGGCTCTACGGTATGGGAGTATATCTGCGAAACAAACTCTTTGACCTGGGATGGCTCCGGTCAAAGAGTTTTGACGTTCCCGTGATATGCATAGGCAACCTCGCTGCAGGAGGAACAGGCAAAACGCCCCACACGGAATATCTGATAAAGTTGCTACAAGAAACAGGTGTCAACGTTGCTACGCTGAGCCGTGGCTATAAGCGCAAGACTCGTGGCTACAGGCTGGCAGATGGACAAAGCAGTGCGCAACAGATAGGTGACGAACCGTATCAAATAAAAAGTAAATTCCCCGGCATAAGGGTAGCGGTGGATGAAGACCGCCGCCACGGCATCGAGCAACTTCTCAAGCTGAAGGATCCTGCTGTAGGGAGCATCCTCTTAGACGACGCCTTTCAACATCGCTATGTAAAGGCCGGACTGAACATTCTGCTGACAGACTACCACCGTTTATTGTGTGATGACGCTCTGCTCCCCGCCGGAATGCTTCGCGAACCTATAAGCAGCAAGAACAGAGCGCAAATTGTCGTGGTCACTAAATGTCCGGACGACCTTAAACCAATTGATTTTAACATCATCAGCAAACGGTTGCATCTATATCCCTACCAACAATTGTTTTTTTCCAGACTCCGCTATGGAGTGTTGACTCCTCTATTTCCGGAAAAGACAAATGGAAAACAAAACTTTTCCTCCTTCACGAAAGATAAAGAAGTGCTTTTGGTTACAGGAATCGCCTCCCCTGCTTCTCTGCAAAAAGAAGTGAGCACTTACACCCCGCACATCAAACTGCAGACATTCAGTGACCATCACAACTTTACCAACAAAGACTTGCACCAAATAAAAAATGATTTTCTCTCTCTGAAAGAAGGGAAACGACTAATCATCACCACCGAGAAAGATGCCGCAAGGCTGAAGTCACATCCGGCACTTGATGAAACACTGAAACCATACATCTACGTGCTGCCGATAGAAATCGATTTTTTACAAAATCAACAATATATATTTAACCAAAACGTTATCAGCTATGTTAGAACGTATTCAAGAAACAGCAAACTTTCTGAAAGGAAAGATGCACACTCATCCTGA
- the sppA gene encoding signal peptide peptidase SppA gives MKDFLKFTLASITGIILSSVVLFFISILVFFSIVSSSDSETQVRKNSVMMLELNGTLSERSQDNPFDFLIQNDYKTYGLDDILASIKKAKENDDIKGIYIEATSLSAGFASHEEIRNALKEFKESGKFIVAYGDDYSQELYYLASVADKVLMNPQGMIEWKGLASTPMFFKDLLAKIGVEMQIFKVGTYKSAVEPFISTEMSPANREQIEAYLASIWGKVTSDVAESRKISVDSLNAIADRMLMFYPAEESVKCGLADTLIYKNDVRNYLKTLAGIDKDDSMPVLGLKDMINIKKNVPKDKSGNIIAVYYAYGEIDGVSSTAAADGEGINSKKVIKDLRKLKDDEDVKAVVLRVNSPGGSAFGSEQIWYAISELKKEKPVIVSMGEYAASGGYYISCNADTIVAEPTTLTGSIGIFGMFPNTKGLVDKIGVSIDVVKTNQYADFGTLTRPMSDGEKRLMQMHVNQGYDLFLTRCADGRGINKEDLDKIAQGRVWTGSKAKELGLVDELGGLDKALEIAIAKAGVEAYTVVSYPKKESFLETLMNTNPGNYIKARMLKGTIGNIYQQFNVLEHFDKYDRIQARIPFELNIQ, from the coding sequence ATGAAAGATTTTTTAAAATTCACACTTGCCAGTATTACCGGTATCATTTTATCAAGTGTTGTATTGTTTTTCATCAGTATTCTGGTGTTTTTCAGTATAGTATCATCTTCGGATTCGGAAACACAAGTGCGCAAAAATTCCGTCATGATGTTAGAACTGAATGGTACGCTATCCGAACGCAGCCAAGACAACCCGTTTGACTTTCTTATACAAAATGATTACAAGACTTATGGATTGGACGACATCCTTGCTTCTATCAAGAAAGCAAAAGAGAATGATGATATTAAAGGGATATACATCGAAGCCACTTCATTAAGCGCCGGATTTGCCTCACACGAAGAAATACGCAATGCTCTGAAAGAGTTCAAAGAATCGGGAAAATTCATCGTGGCATATGGCGACGATTACTCACAAGAGCTGTATTACCTTGCAAGTGTAGCAGACAAAGTCCTTATGAATCCGCAAGGCATGATTGAATGGAAAGGTTTAGCATCTACACCGATGTTCTTCAAAGACCTGTTAGCGAAAATCGGAGTGGAAATGCAGATCTTCAAAGTCGGCACTTATAAATCGGCCGTGGAACCTTTCATCTCTACAGAAATGAGCCCTGCCAACCGTGAACAGATTGAGGCTTATCTGGCTTCCATCTGGGGAAAGGTGACAAGTGATGTTGCCGAATCGCGTAAAATATCAGTAGACTCGTTGAACGCTATTGCCGACCGCATGCTTATGTTTTATCCTGCCGAAGAAAGTGTAAAATGCGGATTGGCAGATACACTGATATATAAAAATGATGTACGCAATTATCTGAAAACATTGGCAGGCATTGACAAAGACGACAGTATGCCAGTGTTGGGACTAAAAGATATGATTAACATAAAGAAAAACGTCCCCAAAGACAAAAGCGGCAATATCATTGCCGTATATTATGCATATGGAGAGATTGACGGCGTTTCATCAACGGCCGCCGCAGATGGTGAAGGAATCAACTCTAAAAAGGTAATCAAGGACTTGCGTAAGTTAAAAGATGATGAAGACGTGAAAGCTGTTGTATTGCGTGTCAACTCCCCGGGAGGAAGTGCTTTCGGTTCAGAACAAATATGGTATGCGATAAGCGAATTGAAGAAAGAGAAGCCGGTCATCGTTTCCATGGGTGAATATGCCGCATCAGGAGGTTACTACATTTCCTGCAACGCAGACACAATTGTTGCCGAGCCTACTACACTAACCGGTTCCATCGGTATCTTCGGGATGTTCCCTAATACCAAAGGATTGGTTGATAAAATAGGCGTAAGCATCGATGTAGTAAAGACCAATCAATATGCAGATTTCGGTACACTCACCCGCCCGATGAGCGACGGCGAAAAGAGGTTGATGCAGATGCATGTAAACCAAGGTTACGACCTGTTCCTGACCCGCTGCGCCGACGGCCGCGGCATCAACAAAGAAGATTTGGATAAAATAGCTCAAGGTCGTGTCTGGACAGGCAGCAAAGCCAAAGAATTGGGATTGGTCGATGAACTGGGCGGTCTGGATAAAGCCTTAGAAATAGCCATTGCCAAAGCCGGCGTAGAAGCCTATACCGTGGTAAGTTATCCAAAGAAAGAAAGCTTCCTTGAAACGCTGATGAATACAAACCCCGGCAACTACATCAAAGCCCGCATGCTGAAAGGAACGATAGGAAATATATATCAACAATTCAACGTATTGGAGCACTTTGACAAATATGACCGCATACAAGCTCGCATTCCTTTTGAACTGAATATTCAATGA